A region of the Desulfobulbaceae bacterium genome:
ATCAATTCACTGATCAACACCTTCGACATGCAAGGGGGAGAGGCCAAATGATTCTACTCTCCTCAATCATCAAAACATTCAAAGACCGCTATCTTGACCGATACAAAAAGTCTATCCTGCCCAGCCATAGAAAGGCCATTCAGGCCATGGAACAATGTAGACAGGAGCATGGCCCGCACATGCTGGCCCAATGCTCCGATCATCAGTGCGGGGAACGGACCTATATCCCGCACTCCTGCGGCCATAGGAATTGCCCACACTGTCAGAACCATGAAAATCAGCAATGGATCGAAAATCAGTTAAGCAAGCAGTTGCCGGCCCCATATTACCTGATCACCTTCACCCTCCCTGAACAGCTCAGGGACCTTACCTGGCACAACCAAACAACAATGTATTCCCTGATGTTCACCTGTGTTCAGGATCTCCTGAAAACCTTCACCAGAAACGACAAAAAGCTA
Encoded here:
- a CDS encoding transposase; this encodes MILLSSIIKTFKDRYLDRYKKSILPSHRKAIQAMEQCRQEHGPHMLAQCSDHQCGERTYIPHSCGHRNCPHCQNHENQQWIENQLSKQLPAPYYLITFTLPEQLRDLTWHNQTTMYSLMFTCVQDLLKTFTRNDKKLGGAAGFTTIIHTHSRALDYHPHIHVVMPGASICMKTRLWRVKNPGYLFSHKALAKVFRAKMLQAIVDSGLQVPKDCPQQWVVDCKDVGKGDK